In the Sus scrofa isolate TJ Tabasco breed Duroc chromosome 7, Sscrofa11.1, whole genome shotgun sequence genome, one interval contains:
- the HIST1H2BD gene encoding histone H2B type 1-D has product MPEPTKSAPAPKKGSKKAVTKAQKKDGKKRKRSRKESYSVYVYKVLKQVHPDTGISSKAMGIMNSFVNDIFERIAGEASRLAHYNKRSTITSREIQTAVRLLLPGELAKHAVSEGTKAVTKYTSSK; this is encoded by the coding sequence ATGCCTGAACCCACCAAATCTGCTCCCGCCCCGAAGAAGGGGTCCAAGAAAGCGGTGACTAAGGCGCAGAAGAAGGATGGCAAGAAGCGCAAGCGCAGCCGCAAGGAGAGCTACTCCGTGTACGTGTACAAGGTGCTGAAGCAGGTCCACCCGGACACTGGCATCTCGTCCAAAGCCATGGGCATCATGAACTCCTTTGTCAACGACATCTTCGAGCGCATCGCGGGTGAGGCCTCGCGGCTGGCGCATTACAACAAGCGCTCGACCATCACGTCCCGGGAGATCCAGACGGCCGTGCGGCTGCTGCTGCCCGGGGAGCTGGCCAAGCACGCCGTGTCCGAGGGCACTAAGGCCGTCACCAAGTACACCAGCTCCAAATAA